A stretch of Megalobrama amblycephala isolate DHTTF-2021 linkage group LG14, ASM1881202v1, whole genome shotgun sequence DNA encodes these proteins:
- the ndufa12 gene encoding NADH dehydrogenase [ubiquinone] 1 alpha subcomplex subunit 12 — MAEYTNLVRRAVGQLTGHGGVKGFLLQLFRVNDIKTGALVGIDKYGNKYYEDNKYFFGRHRWVIYTTEMNGKKTLWDVDGSMVPAEWHRWLHCMTDDPPTTHPPEPKKFLAKVHQFNLSGTSNCYVPYSTTRKKIQEWVPPKAGEK; from the exons ATGGCGGAGTACACGAATTTAGTGCGGCGGGCCGTGGGTCAACTCACCGGTCATGGCGGCGTTAAAGGCTTCCTGCTGCAGCTATTCAG GGTGAATGATATCAAGACAGGAGCCTTGGTGGGTATTGACAAATATGGCAACAAATACTATGAGGACAACAAATACTTTTTTG GCCGTCACCGCTGGGTGATTTACACCACAGAGATGAACGGCAAGAAGACTTTGTGGGATGTTGATGGCAGCATGGTCCCTGCTGAATG GCACCGTTGGCTGCACTGCATGACGGATGACCCTCCCACCACTCACCCTCCAGAACCCAAGAAGTTCCTGGCCAAGGTTCATCAGTTCAACCTCAGTGGCACATCAAACTGCTACGTGCCCTATTCAACCACTCGCAAGAAGATCCAGGAGTGGGTCCCCCCAAAAGCTGGGGAGAAATAA
- the nr2c1 gene encoding nuclear receptor subfamily 2 group C member 1 has protein sequence MEGESPRIQLVSADGGLQIVTEQQLAQKVQIVTAIDQAGAGKQQFILANLDYPNQEKLFIKQENSPAKVILTSADGSAVNQLLFASPELTGQQIQFVTEGSEQGATKPPVEYCVVCGDKASGRHYGAVSCEGCKGFFKRSIRKNLVYTCRGSGECIINKHHRNRCQYCRLQRCMALGMKQDSVQCERKPVEVSREKPANCAPSIEKIYIRKNLCSPLAAMPTFVNEKETTRSTSLLDSNMLLNIQQSLSKLDNTILIPSSPDQNDSSQGDLGTLANVVTSLGHLNKSREMMDSSTDLSGIETASNDDSVMTDMQREESNDVTRAFDTLTKVLQPEDSCGEEVAEGIVAVRVDEQSTALLELEGPLLSDMHVPFKLMMPLPMPDFLNLNYICESASRLLFLSMHWARSIPAFQALGSENSITLMKACWNELFALGLAQCSHIMNVETILTAIINHLQTSLDEDKLSPERVKQVMEHIWRMQEFCNSMSRMSPDAYEYAYLKAVVLFSPDHSGVDGTLQIERFQEKAYMELQDYVSKVYPEDTYRLSKLLVRLPALRLMSAAVTEELFFAGLIGNVQIDSIIPYILKMESTDYNSQPISNSE, from the exons ATGGAAGGAGAAAGTCCCAGAATTCAGCTGGTGTCTGCAGATGGAGGCCTACAG ATTGTGACGGAGCAGCAGTTGGCTCAGAAGGTGCAGATAGTCACAGCTATTGATCAGGCTGGAGCCGGCAAGCAGCAGTTTATATTAGCTAACCTGGATTACCCCAACCAGGAGAAACTGTTCATCAAACAAGAGAACTCACCAGCCAAGGTCATCTTAACCTCTGCCGATGGgtcagctgtcaatcaactgctTTTCGCATCACCTGAGCTGACAGGACAACAGATCCAG tttgTGACAGAGGGATCAGAACAGGGCGCTACGAAGCCTCCAGTGGAGTATTGTGTAGTTTGTGGAGATAAGGCCTCAG GTCGTCATTATGGAGCAGTGAGCTGTGAGGGCTGTAAGGGTTTCTTCAAGCGCAGCATCAGGAAGAATCTGGTGTACACGTGCCGCGGTTCTGGAGAATGTATCATCAATAAACACCATCGGAACCGGTGTCAGTACTGCAGACTGCAGCGCTGCATGGCCCTCGGCATGAAACAAGACT CTGTTCAGTGTGAGAGGAAACCAGTGGAGGTGTCGAGAGAGAAGCCAGCAAACTGTGCGCCCTCCATCGAAAAGATCTACATCCGCAAAAACCTCTGCAGCCCTCTCGCTGCCATGCCAACGTTTGTTAATGAAAAAGAGACCACCAG GTCCACCAGTTTACTGGACTCCAACATGCTCTTGAACATACAGCAATCACTTTCCAAACTTGACAACACCATTTTAATTCCTTCTTCACCAGATCag AATGATTCCAGTCAGGGAGATCTGGGTACCCTGGCTAACGTGGTCACGTCTCTCGGTCACCTCAACAAAAGTCGTGAGATGATGGACAGCAGTACCGACCTATCGGGGATAGAGACCGCGAGTAACGATGACAGCGTTATGACAGACATGCAGAGGGAAGAGTCGAATGACGTCACACG GGCCTTTGACACGCTCACAAAGGTGCTTCAGCCTGAGGATAGTTGTGGGGAAGAGGTGGCAGAAGGGATAGTGGCTGTCAGGGTTGATGAACAGTCCACCGCCCTACTGGAACTGGAAGGACCACTGCTCTCAGATATGCATGTGCCCTTTAAG CTGATGATGCCGCTGCCCATGCCAGACTTCCTGAATCTGAATTACATCTGTGAATCAGCTTCCCGTCTGCTTTTCCTCTCTATGCACTGGGCACGCTCTATTCCAGCCTTCCAGGCCCTTGG cTCAGAGAACAGCATCACGCTGATGAAGGCCTGCTGGAATGAGTTGTTTGCTTTAGGTCTGGCTCAGTGTTCACACATTATGAATGTAGAAACGATCCTCACGGCCATAATCAACCACTTACAAACCAGCCTGGATGAAG ATAAACTGTCCCCAGAGCGGGTGAAGCAAGTCATGGAGCATATCTGGCGTATGCAGGAATTTTGTAACAGTATGAGTCGCATGAGTCCTGATGCATATGAATATGCTTACCTCAAAGCTGTGGTTCTCTTCAGCCCGG ATCACTCCGGAGTGGACGGCACCCTTCAGATTGAGCGCTTTCAGGAAAAAGCCTACATGGAACTGCAGGACTATGTGAGCAAAGTGTATCCAGAGGACACATATCG CCTTTCAAAACTGTTAGTTCGTCTGCCTGCACTGCGGCTCATGAGCGCTGCGGTGACTGAAGAGCTCTTTTTCGCCGGTCTCATCGGCAACGTCCAGATCGACAGCATCATTCCCTACATCCTCAAAATGGAGTCTACCGACTACAACAGCCAGCCAATCAGCAACTCTGAGTGA